A stretch of DNA from Zonotrichia leucophrys gambelii isolate GWCS_2022_RI chromosome 28, RI_Zleu_2.0, whole genome shotgun sequence:
CACGCCCGGCACGGCCAGGAAAACGAGCGACGCCGTGGTGCAGACCGAGGATTTCGCCACGTCCAAGACCAACTCCAGCACCTCTCCCACGCTGGAGAGCCGCGAGGGACCCCCGCACCCCCGCGCCACCGGGGACGGAGAAGCCCCCGCGCCCGCCAAGGCCGCCCTGCCCATCTCGTTCGGGCACGAAGCGCCCGCCGGGAGCTTCCCCGGCAGCCGGCACGGCTCCCCCAGCAAGGCCGCCCGTGTCACCCCCTTCAACTACGTGCCCAGCCCCATGGCGGTGACGGCGGTGGCCGACAAGGCGGTGGAGAAAATCCAAGCTTGATGATGCCCCAGTGAGGGTCGTGTGACGCTCCCAGCCCCACGGGaactgggcagggctgtgtttgggacACAtgtgggacagctggggaccaGAGAGTCACCCCAACCTGCTGCTGGCCCCGGCTGGGGGCTTGCTGTGCTGAAGCATCACCATTCCCAGCAGAAAGGACTGGACTGAACTGGGTCTGGCAGCCCGAGCTGGGGTGGGTCTCATGGACCATCCCCTCCCACTGATGGATGCCCAGGGACAAACTGAGGTGGGGCTGTGTCCCCGTGTGCCCCCATCCTGCTCATCCAGAGCCTGATCCCACACGCCCAGGAGCTGACACAGCACATCCAGCACCAGGAAAACCCCACACGCTGCAGCTTGTCTGGCATCAACTCATGGCAGCTCGTTTATTAGCAGGGGAAGAGGCTTTGGAGGGGGAGATGGGGACCAGGACCCCCGTTTGGGGACCAGGACCCTGCGCTGGAGGTTCCTCACGGCTGATCTGTGCTGGTCCGAGGTGGTGGCAGAGGGAAATGGTGCAGGAGGAGCCGGGCAAAGCTCGTGAGGGTGGCCGGGGTCCCGATGGGCTcatcccaggggctgctcacagggTGCTGTCACCAGGCtggggggctgctctgggaggggaCAACGTGCCGAGCTGGCACCAGGATGCCCAACCCTCAGGAAAGGGTCTGGGGTCCCTCAGCttcacccagagccccccagcctcccaccccagggcaggagggcctCGGCTCTCAGCCAGGATCCCGGGGTGTCCCTGTGGATGTGGACACGAATCCATCCAGGACTGGATTACGCCCACGAGACCaaaccctggggacacccccactcctgctgccagccGGGCCCAGGTGCCAACACTGGGGTGTGTGGGAAGTGCCTCAGcccctgggaatgggctgggctgcagagggaccCCCAATCCAGGTGGTCCCAGACCCTCGGATACCTCCCGTCCTACACCATCACTCCCTGCTTTGGGTGGACCTTTGTGccccccatcccagtgccatggGGGGCTGTAGGGACAGACATagggctgtggggacatgtgcaggggacacacctgggtggctctggggacacagggagacaTCAGGACCGTGGGGATATGCAGGGGATCCCCAGGGATGTGCACTGGGGTGATGGGGACGGGCACACCAATGCCCACTGgagcccccctgccctggcagtggccgggactgaagaaaaggagggaaatcccaggagcagcactccCGGGTGCTGTAATGGAGCACAAGGGTGGCAGGAGGGCCAGATCACCCCCTGGCTACAAAccactgccctcctcctcctcctccaccgaCAATCCCGCCGGGCTCCGCTCGCCATCACTGTATCTATGTACTAAGGATGTTATTTTACCAGACTCTGGACAGTATTCCCAATTAAAAGCCAACCTGTGTAAATAGGAAGGGCTGTTTGGTCTATCCCGTGTGTTCGGGCCAGCCGGATCCGCAGCCTCTCCGCAGAATTTTCTGGATCCATTTCTTGTGCTTCACGGTCGAGGTGGCCACGGGTGGTTTGAAAGGGTCAGTGGCGTTCTTGCCGCTGAAGGAGATCACGCCGGCCACTGCCGGCCGCTTCCCGCACACCAAGGGTCCCCCCGAGTCACCCTGAGGGGAGGTGACACCGAGGATTGGATCAGGGCACAGAAACCCCCACCATGGCCAGGAGAACATCCCACCTGCTCAGGGTGGGCATCCTCCCCGCAGCCAGGCtcgggtttttgggttttttagcaCCCTTGGACCCCCAAATGCTCACCTTGGCGGGCGCGGAGCCGCGGCGCAGCCCCTGGAAGCAGATCATGGCGGGGCCGATTTTGCCGTGCCAGAAGCGGCTGTTGTTGCACATCCGCGTGTCCATCACCGTCACATCGAGCTCCTGCAGGGTGGGTGACAGCCTCCCATCCCGGGGGTCCGCGACCCCCCAGCCCGCCAGGCTGCACCGCGCCCCCGGCGCCGGCTCCCGGCTCGCCAGCGGGATCAGCCGCCGTGTCCTGCTCAGGGTCACCTTCCCGTCCAGCTGCGGGCGAGGGGCGACATCAGAACCCCCCAgatgggcagaggggctggcagggagcacccCAACACCGCGGGTGGGTGGGGGGTTAAAGGGGAGCACCCCAATGCCGCAGGTGGGGGACTGAGGGGGAGCCCCGAACCCATCCTTGGCCCTGAACTCTTTTCCTTGGCCCTAAACTTTTTTCCAATGTAGCTCGCACCATTTCCAACTCAGTGCTTCATCTTGCAAGAGGAAGCACAATAAAAGGTAAAAGTGTTATTTTTGTAGAACGTGTTACTATATGTGAGCCCTTCTGCTCCAAAGAGACAGGAAAACAACCAAATGGGTACAATAAACTCTCTCCATAATCCTCTGCTTGCCAATACGTTTGTGCCCATGTAAACTGAGCCCTGATCTCAAGAGGGACAAGACACACGGAGGAATGGAAAGACCTGAGGGGTTCTGATATTTTGTTCTGCCACAGCCTCCAGCAGGATTGCGTCCCTTTGAATGCTGtggaattgggattgttcagcctggagaggagcaggttTCGGGGTAATGCGAGCGGGGGGAGATGACACCGAGGTGTGAAATCTCTTGCGGGTGAGAAGAGGAAATGTCACCGAGCCGCTCGCCCCGACCCAGTGCGAACTCCCCGCCCCTTCCCGGCGCCGCTCGGAGCCCCCCGAGCcgcacctgcagcagcagcagatcgTTCTCCATCGTCTCTCGGTCGTAGCCGGGGTGGGGACAGGCAGCCCGGATGGTGAAGCTCTGCGCGCCCTCCTCCTCATCGTCCCGCCGGTTGtgcagccccaccagcagcCGCCCCTTGTGCCGCGACCTGGCCCGGCCCGGGAGCGGGGTCAGCCGGGGCCGGTCACCGGAGCCCCGTCCCCTTCCCCGGACGGGACCGAACCGTGCCGGGCAGGACCCAACCGTGCCGGGCAGGACCCAACCGTGCCGGGGCAGGACCCAACCGTGCCGGGCAGGACCCAACCGTGCCGGGCAGGACCCAACCGAGCCGGGGCAGGACCCAGCCGTGCCCAGCAGGACCCAGCCGTGCCGGGGCAGGACCGGGCCATGCGGCAGCACCCAACGTGCCGGGGCAGGACCCACCGTGCCGGGCATGGACCCAACCGTGCCGGGCAGGACCCACCGAGCCGGGCGGACCAACCGGCCGGGGCAGGACCCGCCGTGCCGGGCAGGACCGAACCGGCCGGGCAGGACCCAACCGAGCCGGGCAGGACCCAGCCGTGCCCAGCAGGACCCAGCCGTGCCGGGGCAGGACCCAACCGAGCCGGGGCAGGACCCAACCGTGCCCGGCAGGACCAACCGAGCCGGGGCAGGACCCAACCGGCCGGGGCAGGACCCAAGCCGTGCCGGCAGGACCACCAGCCGTAGCCGGGGCAGGACCCACCGTGCGGGCAGGACCAACCGTGCCGGGCAGGACCGAACCGGCCAGGCAGGACCCAACCGTGCCGGGGCAGGACCGAACCGGCGGCAGgacccagcctgtgccagcaggaccCAACCGTGCCGCAGGACCCGGCCGTGCCGCAGACCCAACCGTGCCAGACTCACCTCTTAGGCAGGCAGTGCGCGGCCGTCAGCGCCCAGCGCCGGTGCACCAGCGCTGCCCCGCAGGCGCTACTCCCGATCTGCAGGAATGCCATGTAGGGCCGGGAGTGGCGTTTGGCTTCGTGTCCCCCGATGATCGAGGGCTGGAGCCACGTCCTgtccccaccagcagctgccaccGCCCCGGGCAGTGACTCCGAGCCCACGCCGGACCCACCGGCCCAAGGGaggagcagcggcagcagcagcggccccaggcagccctgagcccccatCCTGCCCTTCCGCAGCTCCCGGTGCAGCTGCCGAGCTGGAGGAGCCCCGGGGGCCGTGTGACAGCAGCGGGGCACGGATGCAGCTCAGGGGAggcaggaaggggaagaagcACCCACAAGGTCACACCTGTGAGAGTGGGAAACACCCACGGCCCCCCAGCgctcagagcagacagaaaagcagcacctccagctcgCAAAAGTGGGGGTTGTGAGATTTGTGCTGGGTGACCCATTCCCACCACCTTTATTAGCAAAACAGGGCAGTTTTCCACACCACAGGGCGGTGCTGGCCCCCCAACCAGCCCCCTTTATGGGGGTCCCTCAGTTCGTTCCTTTGGGCGGGACTCTCCTGGCCCCGCTCCTCGGGCGGGACCTCAGGCTGGCCAGCAGCCGCTGGAAGAAGAACTCGTTCTGGTATTCCAGCGGgaccaggtgctgcaggaacgGCGGCACCTCGGCTCTGCTGACCCCCACGCACACGGGCACCACCCTGGGgccacgctgctgctgctggtggatgTTGTGGAACAGGTTCCACTGGGACACGCGCTGGCACCAGCGGTCACGCACGGACTTGGCCGAGAGGAGCAGGATGGCCACACGGCTGGCCTCGATGGCCTCCACGGTCGTCAGGATGACGGAGGTCCCGGCCACCCGGTCCTGGTGCTCGGTGAAGCCCCGGAATCCCTCCTGCCTGAGGCGCTCGGCGATGCGGGAGGCGATGGGGTCATCGTCGGGAAAGTACCAGAGGGAAAAGTCGTAGGGAGGAGAGGATGTGCCACCCACGAGGGACATGGCAGCCGGTTCAGGGGCACAAGGAGGGGTGCAGGATCCCGATGTTCCCTGGGAAAAGGTCACTGGGATGGTACagccggggctgtgctggaaaatCCGGATTTTCGCGATGCAAACGGCTTTGGGAAGGTGAAACCACAGCGTGGAGGTGCCCAGCACGGTCCCTCAGAACGCTTTCTGCCTCATCTCGGCGATGCCGCGCTCCAGCGCCTCCCCGACCCTCTGCAGCTCCCGGCGCCGCTCCCGCAGCTGCTCCCGGGACTGCTGCAGCCGCTGGTTCATCCCCACGTAGGAGCGGATCTGCCGGTACAGCCGCTCCCGCTCCTCGGCCGCGGGCTCGGGGCAGCCTGGCgggggcagagccggggctcAGAGGGGATGGGGGGTCCCCGATCCCCCTCATTCCCCATCGAGGGCTCACCTGGGGGGGCTCAGCGGGGCTGAGGGGTCCCCACGCCCCCCATTCCCCAGCGAGGGCTCACCTGGAGCGGGGCCTGGGGGGTCCAGGGGGGGCTCGGCGGGCAGGACGAACACGGGGTCGGAGGGCAGCGTGCCCTGCACGTCCGCCAGGATCTGCTCGGCGCTGGGCGGCTCAGGGCGGGTGGGCAGCACCCGCTTGGCCTTGGAGCTCATCCCGGGGGAGGCTCATGTGGGGAGGGGCTGCGGAacggggatggggggggggtgAGGGCGCTGCCACTccggacacacagacagacagacagacagacagctccCCTTTTCTATCCCCTCAAGACGGACAGAccccctgtgctgcctgccctttggacagacagacggactccccgcagcaggcagagctccccCTCAAACAGAACAAATAgaaaccccctccccaccttcccctccggacagacagacagacagacggacgcACACCTGCCCGCCTcccagacagacacacagatcccctgtgctgccccactTCCCCAGACAGACCGACTCCCTTCCTCCCCTAGACTGATTCTCTCACCCGGCCCTTCGaacggacagacagacggacagaccTCACCCCCGCCGccggatggacagacagacagagcccCGCACGGATAAACCGGCCCCCTCCGCCCCCcgcacacacagacagagccCCCTGTTCCCCCCCACCGGACAGACCGACACCCTCGGACCGCACACGGACCGACAGACGGACAGAACGACCCCTCTAAGCCGGCCGCACTTCCGGACACGTCATCAAACAAGCACCGCCCCTTTCCCAAAGGCTCCGCCCTCCATTGCTCTTAAAGGCGCCGCGCGGGGTCGCGGAACACGCGGGACGGGAGAGGCGCTCGGGGGGCACCGGGGTTTATTGGGGGGCTGGGGTACAACACACTCGGGCTGCAGGAACTCGGGATCCCGGGCGGGAACGGCCCGGCCTGGCCGGTACCGTCAGCAGGGCCACGGGGCCGGTACCGGCGTCTGTACGGGGGATTTCGATGCCACAACGGAGGATGCCGGTAGCAATACCGGGAGTATGGTGCCGGTACCGGCGTCTGTATCGGGGATTTCGGTGCCAGAACGGAGGATGCCGGTAGTAATACCGGGAGCATGGTGCCGGTACCAGCGTCTGTAGTGCCGGCATGGGGGACTTCGGTGCCAGAACGGAGGATGCCGGTACCAGTACCGAAAGCATGGTGCTGGTACTGATCCCAGTACCGGAGCTGTGGTGCCGGTACCAGTGGCTCCGGTGCCACTCTTACTTCGCCTTCTCCGCGAACTCTGCCAGGTTCAGGGATGCTCTGACGCCTGCGGAGACACGGACGCCGTTAATGCCCGTTCCCGGTGTCCCGCCGGTTCCCCGCATCACCGTCCCGCTCCCTCCCGGTCCCGCTGAGCACGGCGGTCACAGCACCCGGGGGGCTCCGGAGGGGAGCCCCAGCTCGGCAGCAGCGCTAAAGGGACACTTGGGCACAGGGGTGGACACACGGATGGACACACGGATGGCGTCTGGCTATGGAGAAGCGGGAGGGAAGCGCCTGCTCTACCCACGCCCCGGGAGAACGGGCCGGTGCTAGCGGGAGCAGAGCGGTTCGGGCGGTGCCGCGGCGGACACggggctcggcccggcccccgcGGCTCGGTACCTACGGGCAGGCTGGGCTGCGGGGCCACCCCGGCCGCCAGCCGGGCTCTGCTCTTGGCCAGAGTGTGCAGGACTGGACCGTGCAGcgcagagaggagagagaggttAGAGAGGGCACCGTGACTCCCGGAGCACCCAGAAATAATCACTCGCGGTTAATTAACATTAATGAGCTGCCCAGCCCCCCTGAGCCGGGAAaacctgggcaggaggagggacagggggagcgGAGTCACCTTCTCGGGTGACACTGGAGGCCGCGTCCAGGGCCCTGGTGCCGATGCCACCCATCACGTTGTCCACGGCCTCGTGGTGCTTGAGGAAGAAGGGTCGGATGATGCTGTGGTAGATGAGCTGGGAGCCGTTCCAGGGCACCGGGGCCATGCACCACACCAGGAACAGGCACTGCGGGCACAGGGGGGGCTCAGTGCtccagggacccccagctcACTGGAGATCCCAGATCTGGGCTGGGTGCAGCCCTTCTGATGCTTTCAGTTTtggctttcatattttccacatTCTGTACTAGTttataactctgaacttcacataaagtgttagcaagttctcctcacagctcagtCACACAAAATCCTTTTGCAGCCCCAGAACCAAGGACAGCACTGTGGCTTCAGGCCCAAAAGGTGTAAAACAACAGGGGAGCAATCTGGGAGGGTGGGACTGCACaacctggagctggaattgaaCAATTAACCCAAATATGGAAAcagaccaaaacttataaaaatgtgaaaactcATGACACACCATCC
This window harbors:
- the LOC135458785 gene encoding granzyme M-like; translated protein: MGAQGCLGPLLLPLLLPWAGGSGVGSESLPGAVAAAGGDRTWLQPSIIGGHEAKRHSRPYMAFLQIGSSACGAALVHRRWALTAAHCLPKRSRHKGRLLVGLHNRRDDEEEGAQSFTIRAACPHPGYDRETMENDLLLLQLDGKVTLSRTRRLIPLASREPAPGARCSLAGWGVADPRDGRLSPTLQELDVTVMDTRMCNNSRFWHGKIGPAMICFQGLRRGSAPAKGDSGGPLVCGKRPAVAGVISFSGKNATDPFKPPVATSTVKHKKWIQKILRRGCGSGWPEHTG
- the C28H19orf25 gene encoding UPF0449 protein C19orf25 homolog codes for the protein MSSKAKRVLPTRPEPPSAEQILADVQGTLPSDPVFVLPAEPPLDPPGPAPGCPEPAAEERERLYRQIRSYVGMNQRLQQSREQLRERRRELQRVGEALERGIAEMRQKAF
- the REEP6 gene encoding receptor expression-enhancing protein 6 isoform X2, with product MAAMQQRLERFLHSPGPISDLLALLEARTGVQRLYLASGSVTFLGLYLMFGYGASLLCNIIGFVYPAYVSIKAIESSNKEDDTMWLTYWVVYGVFSIAESFSDLFLYWFPFYYAGKCLFLVWCMAPVPWNGSQLIYHSIIRPFFLKHHEAVDNVMGGIGTRALDAASSVTREVLHTLAKSRARLAAGVAPQPSLPVGTEPRGPGRAPCPPRHRPNRSAPASTGPFSRGVGRAGASLPLLHSQTPSVCPSVCPPLCPSVPLALLPSWGSPPEPPGCCDRRAQRDREGAGR